AGCCGTGTTAGCCACTACTACCAAAGATCGTAAATCAGGTTTCCAAGCATGCAAGGAAGCTATATAGTGATGATCACGACGATTAACAGCTCCAAATGGTGGCGTGGGGTCCCCTGCCTTTCCAAAATTGAAATGTCCATTCATCCCAACGCTAATCACAAAGCATTCTGATTCATGAGGAGGTTCATCAGATTCGTTCGACAAGGAGGTAAGAGGGCTATAAAAAACTACAAATTCTCGATTCTCTATCCAACTAATACATTCgacaaaataattttcgaGAGATGGGGGACGAGGAATTCGTAGTTTGATTTCTCCCGCGGGAGTATATTGAGACATGGTGCCATTGTTAAAACCAATGACACATTGCTTTCCTCTTCTAGACCAAGCTGCACAAGTAGCATCCTTTGCTAGTGGAGATTCCACTTGAAACTTGCTAAGgcttaaaagaaaaacttcCAGCTTCAAGTTTCGCAATATCActaaattgtttatttcagGATTAGGAAGAACCTGGACGAGATCCGGGAAAACAGCCTTATATATGGATGTAGCagagttttttaaaagtgcATCCGTTTCGTAGACGCTTAATTCAAAGCTAACAAAGTCGTAAGCTATAACAAATTCGccatttgaagaaaaggaCACCATAGAAAACTTTGCATCAGGCAACGATACATGACGAATGCTTGCAGAGTCTTTGAGAACGTTAGCGTCAACATTTTCATCAGCGTCAATGAGGGACTTTTGTAAGTCTAAAGTGGAACCAATAATTAAGTAATTAGGGACGCCTGCAACAAAAAGACTTTTCAAGTTATTAATTGCGAATAAATTGCTATATTCTGGGAGACCTAAGGAAGAATTGCTTAAACTACTAGTAGcaccaatttttaaagccGCAAACGAAAGAAACTGCAAGAAAAGTTAATACACAATACAACTAATGTACGTACTTCAATGTCTTCCTCTTCAATTTCGCTTTCAGTGACTTGTGAGCCACCCGCATTAGGTTCATTAGTATTTAAGATGGAGAAAGTATTTTCAGCATTCATGTTTTTCTTCTGTAGtctattaaaatattcgaTTCAGTTGCCAGCTAAATGACGAATTGCACGGCCAACGTTCACTTGTGCATAAGTAATTTGTGATATTTagcaaattaaatattacaaaataaaatatagaTACAAGTATGAAATTATAACACAACACTTGCAGTCCAACAAATAGACATACAACgtagaagaaaaaaccaCCTTTACAAGTGCTATACACGTCGCTGGTGTTTTGTATcacattcttttttataaattattttactacACTGCACTAACAGTTTTAACGCACCATATCCTAGATTGGTATTTCTAAGTTAGTCAGAGGAATGTGTAATCCTGGTATCCACTGCCTACTACATTGTCGATTAAGTAAATTGAATTCATAGACGCAATGATGGgaataaatgaaagaaaaggttttgattttgaataCTATCAAAGGTAAGGTCAAAAGTTATAGACTTGAAAGTGAGAAGCCAGAGTAGTATATTAACGACTCACAATagaaatttgcttttgcaGGAAAAAGGGTTCCCAACTCCAAAGGCTACATCAACAGGAACTACTATCGTTGGTGTCATTGCCAAAGATTGTATTGTCCTAGGTGCTGATACTCGTGCTACAGCTGGGCCCATCATTGCTGACAAAAATTGTAAGTtgcatttatttataagCATAAGGCTTTTTCTGACCTTAGAAGGTAAAAAActtcatttaatttctcCCAATATTTGGTGTGCTGGTGCAGGAACTGCAGCAGATACGGAATTTGTTACATCAATGATTTCCTCTAATATAGAATTGCACTCTCTTTACACGAACCGTAAACCAAGAGTTGTTACTGCTTTGACAATGCTAAAGCAACATCTCTTTCGTTATCAAGGACATATTGGTGCTTACCTTGTGTTAGGTGGTTATGATTGTAAAGGTCCACATTTGTTTACCATTGCCGCACATGGCTCAAGTGATAAGTTGCCTTATGTTGCATTAGGATCCGGAAGTCTTGCAGCAATTTCTGTTTTAGAAACTAAATATCAACCAGACTTAGAACGACATGAAGCTATGGAGCTTGTTAAGGAAGCCATTGAGGCTGGTATTTTTAACGATCTAGGATCTGGTTCCAATTGTGATTTAGTAGTTATCGATGAGGAAAAAGCTACGCCATACAGAGGTTATTCCAAACCTAATGAACGTGCAACAAAACAATCTAAGTACACCTATGATCGCGGCACCACTGCAGTTCTGAAAGAGGACATTTACAAGTTCGTAACTGTTCAAGATCTTGATGAAATGCAAGTTGATGTATAGATTTTGCATCTATAAGGCTTACTATAAGGCCATGATACCTATATGTTGCAGCTCCTCTCGCTGATTATCGTTTTTATGTTCTATTTgagatttaaataaagttTTTCTGATGCTTCacaaaatttgattattaTAGAAAACTATTTTTACTACTCTCCTTACGGCAACGCATTTCTTAAACTTTCGTCTGAGTAAATAGATAAAATTGTTACGTTTGTTGGTAAAAAGCCTACCATGTAATGACAAATATGAGATCATCAAACCTCAATAATCTAATTACTAAGTGAGCGATACATATCTACTTCGTTTCAGTTTTGAAACTGTGCGAGTTCGTTGGTTTAAACCGAGTCCATCGTTTGTTAGTGTTGCTTATATGCATACTCTTTACAATAACCAACTGTGATAAATCAATAATTATAACTGTTATCAATTGTGAAAgcataaaataatatgaaaACTTGTAGATTTctatatttcaaaaaattgattgcATAGCGAAGAATAACGCACTTCTTCCTACGTAGATGGAACACCGTTGTATGCAGCAATATCCAAATTGCCAACTAAGAGATATCCAATATGGACTCTGGTACATCAGTGGTTTCAATTTCAGCGGACATTCTTCGACCTCCCGTTTTAACAGCTGCCCAAACTTTTGGAgacaatgaaaatgaatgtCGCGTTCGATTAGTGTTAACTGCTCAGCAAGTCCAAGAATGGAATTTGTTACCGCAGGATATTCAACaggaaatattaaaaaatggcCAAGTTCGTGTAGAGACATactcttcttcaaatacTGCTAGAAAGATATTCATATGCACTTCAAGTGTTTCAAACCTTGCTTCTAGTATACCTGCACTTATAAAAGTTGTCACTCCTactaaagaagaagacgCTTCCTTGAACATCAATTTAGCAGTATCATCTTTAATATTGGGTTCAAAAGTTCTGATTCACCAGAACTTAATTccttctttgttttctgtTTCCAATTCAACCAAGCTTTTATACTCAGCATCTCTCCTACCCAGATCCTCTGAAAGACTGGTTACCTTGGAAACTAATGAAATAGATGCTTCAGTTGTTATTGAaactttattaaaatacatCCTTTCAagaatttctttcattccCCGCGTTAGCGTTGTACCTTACATTCCAGATGCTGCATATGGCATATATGGTTCGCCTTCTACTTTTACACAATTTAATCATATGAGTAGTATGGTAACACCTGAAAACCCTTATGGAATCCCTCCTATAGCTCTCACTAGTGCCGGAGGAAATCCTGATCCCCTTCGAACCACTCAAGTATTTCCTCACTCTGGACCCTCGATTCCTTTAAATATAGCTGCAACCCAAGTCGTATCTCAGAAAATGTCCGTTCCATCTTCTTTACTCGATCAACTTTATCACGCTATGGTAAGCTcttataaatatttcagATAAGTATACTAACTATATTGTTCTAGCCTCATAAACTGATGGAAATATCTCAGAATACAAATGCTAACATAACTGTTGAGGAATCAGACTCAAACAGCAATGAGAAGTTTATTTCGGTTGTTGGTACCTCGGAAGCTAATCAATCTGCTTTAATGCAACTTTATGCTGCTCTTATATCGTTAGgcagaaagtaaaaaaaaaagctttagaATGTTTCTGACAATTTTGCTTGAAATTAGAATTGTTTCATACATTTATGTTAAATTagatttaataattaattcgAAGCACTTTGggtatttgattttgttatATACAACGTTGATAAAGCTcagcaaaaaagaaagaattatGGACGTGTTATGCGAGATTTcgtaaatttattttatactCTCTTGGGTTTTGAagactttattttttgtgaGCAAATAACACAGGCGGATTACTTGCATCTTTTCTCAACAAACAAAGCTCTGTCAACACCTACTTCATCGTACTCTTGCTTAGATACCCAcaaatgttgaaaattatCCAAACTAGCAAGAATTGAGCCACCAAACCAAACGGCGTTGCTTGTGGCAGAAGCGGTTTCTGCGGTATGAACATTGATGCGACTTCCAGTAGCCAACCGCTGAACCTCAGCTTGTAACCTTTCTGATAATCCAGGTATTAAGGAAGTTCCTCCGGTAACTACAATGTTGTTCAATAGAGGAGAACGTAATTCAGAGTCGCAAGCAAGGATGGATTGATAAACAAGTTCATGAAGACCCACGGAACCCTGTGGAGGCGTTGTTTCAGCACTTCTGCTGGCTGAAAACGAGGGATTAAAGAGTATTTCACTAATGCGAAACCTCTCTTGACCAAACTTATGTGTAACCCCATCCGGAAATTCAAAAGGCTTAGGGTTTCTAGAGGATGCTTTTGCTTCATCAAACGGGGTATCCAAAACATCTAAAACGCTTTCTTTCCATTCTTCTATGACCCTACGCTTCTGAAAAATTTCGTAAGAAGAGGTAAGATCTTGAATAGGTGGATACAGTACAGCTGGTTTCACGGCATCTGCGCTGCCGTTAGCCATATTACCTGATTGTTGAATGGCAACCGATTTTCTAGCAATTCTATAGTGTGGAGGAAATTCTATGTTCATAGTATTAAACAATTGCTCAATATTAGCATTCAAAAAGTCGCCAGCTAAactttgtttaaaaattcctttgCGTATAATCAATCCATCGACAACAGGAGTAACGCTAGCATTATCTGAGCCTATATCGACAATTAGCGCTGTAGATTTGCTATTGGCAAATGCCACGCAAACAGCTTGTTTTgtcaaataaaaagcagGAACATGAAGTTGCTCGAAAGCAGCTTCCATGATTTGTTGTCTAACAGATTGCGGATTCCAGCTAGGCTCAGTAATCATCATAGCATACTCTGTGGGATTTACCTgtagtttttctttcagtCCACGCTCCCACGTGTACAAAGTAGATTCCCAATCTTGTATAATCCCATTACTTTTTCCGTTTTTGACTTCCATTCCTGGGATAGGAGCATGAATTTGTAACTCATCAACAACATATTTATTTCGACCAGTCACATCAGATCGAACACCGTAATATGAAGGTAAGATAGTCATCGGACTTTCTTCTCCTGCATAACCAAATCTTGTCCAACAACTCCCAGGATCTATTACCAATGACGGAATTTCCTCTAAAGTATGGTCATTAGCCATTTCATGCCATTGTCTTCGTCTCAACACATATTATGGTTGATTAACCGCACTTACCCATGTCTATGTAAATAGTTTAGTATAGTTTTAAATGGATAAAATATCCTTTTAGTAGATGCAGGaattatataattattaGTCTCGTAAACCTTAGTTTCGTGTGTTGGATAGCAATACtatataaagaaatttaatgCATCGTTGAAAGTGTTAAGGCGTTCAGTAGTCGTGAATAGTGAACTCTACAATTTACGGCTTTTTTGATCATATACTTTagaaatattcatttatttgtttcttaAGCCATTGAACTAgttaatgttttaaaacaatgCAGAAGcgaaaaagtaattttctgtctttaatatttatggAAAACTTCGAAGTAAGCCAACTTGAATAAGCagtttttttgcattaatAGCTACGTTTTCTATTTCATAGTATTagtatttcattaaaactttaaaacaaatgatagtgttttaaaaagctaATAGGTAGCTCTCTCTATGTGTTGTTTTGAAATGGTTACATAATTTTGAAACGAAAAGTAATGCTTCAGTTTTTCATTAGCTCCCTTGCCATCATGGTGATCCACCCATACCAGCAGCCATAGCTAAGTACCAGGTTTTACTAGCTCCGttatcaattttatcaGCAGTAAAGGTACTGGCAGCAAAGGTATTGTATGCAGTTTTTGGATCGTAAATTGCATAATTGGACCATAAAATACCAGTCcaattgtttgaaaatgtatttattatcGGAGCAATTTTGGCGTTCCAGTCTTGTTGAACGTAAGATGGAGAACGAAGGTATCCGCTGATAGGCGTAGTTGGAATCATGTGAATGCCTTGTTTACAATATTCTTCAGCTGAAAAGTAAGTTGCATAATCAACTTTGTTCATGAATGTAATTCCTGTCACGTAATTGCCGAGAATTTGTGAAGGCTGTACTGAAGTAGTGGGTGTCATGTATATGTAGGTATTTAAACTGTTCTTTAGGACGGCGAGCATCAAGTTTGCACGGTTGATAAGAACAGTATCATTTCTCACCATACCCCACAATTTCGTTGCATACAGAAAGTTGAAGTCTTCTGAGGTTGACTCTTCATCTTTACCGTCTCCACTTTCAAATATACCTGTTGCCCATGAATGTCCAACAAACCAGTCGAAGTTTCTAAACATAGCAAAATAGGTGTCACTTTCACTTGGATTTGCACTGTCTCTTAATAAAGCATTTACATAGCGAATGTTATCATTAACCAGCCAGGAAGGATCCAATAGACCAATTACCGCACATGCGTAAATATGATAACCCCAGTGAAAATGATGGTCATTATAGTAGGTATTACCATAATCTGCTAAAGGAGAACTATATCCTGCCGTACTGATGATACCTTTATATGTGGTATCATAAACGAGGGGATACATTTGCGTATTCGTAGTAAATCTAGCCATGGCTTGCTTCAATTTTGTCAATCCAGTGTTAGTGAGAGTGCTATCACCAAGGATTCTAGAAGCTACCAAACAAACTTGAGCATACATGGCTACTATTTTTCCAGACGTGTACATTGAGTCAAGGTTACTGGCATTTACGACATCGAAGTTAATATCAGTTGCACAAGCTGCACGAATCGCGGCTAAAGCAGTAGGAGAATACGTATTGCTTCCACCATTCCAAGGAATTGGTAAAAAACCTACCTGCGTTGGAAGATTTTTTTCGATTAAATGCCAAGTTTTAGTAGCATAGGCAAACATTATACCCATTGTTGTACTGGCTAAGCCTAAACCTGTTTTGTACGCTTGAGTGTCAGAACCAAAACTTTGCATATGATGGGGAAGAGCAAACATTAGCGGATTTAAGTTAGTATATCCAGCTGTAGCGAAACGAAACCAATATTCCCCGGTGGTACCGCTAACTTGAGCTGATAGAGAAATAGACGTAGTATATACACCAGCAGAAGCATCATAGATGGTATCCGGATATGAATTATTCACGCTTTCGTTTGGAACTTTACATATTTGTATGAGACCGGTAAATTTTGTAGAAGTAGTTAGTTGAGAATTCGAAGCAAGAGTCAAATTGAAGGTACTGCTCGAACTCGTAGGAAATGCGTAGAGAAACCAGATCTTTCCATCTGTCAATTGAATTCTATATTTGTAGCCCCTActgaaatttattttagtaATTGATGAGAAAAGGATGGAGGAATTGAATACAGGAGTCAAATTGGTATAATAACCACTTACAAATCCCATGCCAGCAACAATGGGTAGGATTATAGTCCCTGAACCAGAGGTTGTAGCGCTAAGAGTAGCCTGGATAGAGAAATGACGAGATTGGTCAAGGGATAAGAGGTTACCCGAAGCAAATTCTCGTGCAGAAATGATTATGGAATAAAGTCCAGCAGGATTAAAGTAATATTGGCATGGAACCGATTCTGGGTCTGGTCCAAACACGCGTTGGCTATCATCAATATGTGAAATCGCAAGTCCATAATAGCTGCTACCATTGAGCCAAGTTACTGAGTAAGGATGTGACCATGATGGATTATGACGGGTGCCAATGTACAAGTTACCATAAAACTTGTTTGTTTGAATTGGAAACAAATTACTTGTTAGCCCAAGAGGAGGAGATGGGTGTGCTCTTGATGGAAAAACCGGATTGATAGGTCCAGTATAGATTGGTACTAAAACATCCATTATGTCGTCTGACTATGAAttgagcaaaaaaatttgataacGAGTGAAAGAATAAGAAAGGATCGAAgcaaaatttctaaaaGTCTAATTTCGGATGCTTTTTCGAACTGTCGATGACGGGTTTTACACTAACGAGAGTTTTAGGAGTATGCCAcctcaaaaatttggaactaactaaaaaatgaaacaacACTCAATTATTTGTCTTAAATAACTTAGCGAAAGTAACAGTAAAGACGGATAAAAGCACTGCGCTGAGAAATTCACCGGTcctaaaatatttatgaatTCACGCAAAAGTACTGAAGAAAAACTGTTAAAAACAGTAGTTATTACTTTCACTATTAAAACCCGATAGAGGGTGAGGACAGGTTGCAAATTCTACTCAAAACTGATATAAACCCCATCTCATGGTATCATTGGTTCAACGACTAAGCTATAATATTAGAtctaaacaaaaaacaaaagaaacataTTAAAACTTTACAAGTAACTTAATAGATTAATGCAAATACTGCATAAACCtttgtatatttatttattgattttacaTACTGcaagtttttgtttgatttaatttaatgCGATATTGTAAgcaaaacattttttagtaaTGCCAAACAATAGTAAATAAttggaaaacaaataaaaaaaagaaaaagccaatgtaaatgaaaagaaaaataaaaataaataaaaagaaggataaatgaaaagcaagcttaaaaaaaatgatcgCAAACACTGATTATAAGCTCTAAACACAGTTAATgccaaaatttcattaaaacaCCATTCAACAACAAAACTCTTTCATTCATTCTCGttcttgtttcttttttgtaaactATCCTACAAACTGTATGGAACATTTGAATTTCAAGCTTATTATTCATGACGGCGGAAAGAGTGAGAGTGCTTAATAAATGTGACGTACTTGAAAGTTGTAGCGACTAGCAAGATCTATTTCAAAAGTGGTTTCTTTCTTAACCAAGTAGTAGGAAATTTTGATAGAGAAATTTATTATGGAAGCTGAGAAGTTTGTACTAATTACAGGGTGTAGTGAAGGAGGCATTGGAAATGCGTTGGCCTTGAAGTTTCATCAAGAGGGTTTTCAAGTCTTAGCAACAGCGAGGCAGGTGGAACGTATGGATAACCTGACAAAAGCTGGCCTTCAAACATTAAAACTCGACGTTACGGATGAAGATTCGGTACGAGAGGTTGAGCAAGAGGTGCGCAAGTTTACCAACGGCTCccttcattatttaatcaACAATGCAGGAGCTCCCTGTAGTGCACCAGCCATTGACCTGGATATCGAAGATGTCAGTAAAGTCATGGATGTTAACTTTTATGGGGTAATTCGAATGAACAAGGCGTTTCAACATCAACTTATACGTGCTAAAGGAACAATTGTGAACGTCAATTCACTCGTCTCTTATGTTCCCTTTGCCTTTAATGCAGCATACAACGCCTCAAAGGCTGCCTTGTTGGCATATTCCAACACGCTGCGTATAGAACTGGCCCCCTTTGGAGTCCAAGTGACTAGTATTATGACGGGCGGTGTGCAAACCAAAATTCAAAGCAAGCCTCTTGGCACTATGACAGAAGCCGCTATTCcagaaaattcaatttactATCCATACAGAAAACTAATATTGGAAAACAGAAATCCCGTAGAAAAGTTTGTTACGATTGAGGAATTTGCAGACGCTGCATACCCTCAGTTGGTAGGCCGTGGAAGGTGGTATCAATTATTCAAACCAGGTGTACGCCCTGCACAAATTTGGGCGGGTTACATGAGCAGTGCTGGTAGGGTTGGCTCGATGCTTCCGGTCGAGGTGTTTTCTATGTCTGTACGGTTAATCGTAAAACTGCCGTCAACCGCTGTATGGAGAGACCACACTGTTGATTAATTTCAGTGTTGATAGCAGTCTGATATGTGTTTCTCTTTTTGGAACATTGGCATTGGaatcaattttgaaatcgttgcatgtatttttttgtaatttaatgtcacacttttttttataaagcaaATGAAATGGAAGAAAGTATTGTCGAGTTTAGGAAAGAAAGATGACATTAAAACGGATGCAATGAAAATGTAAGTaagacaaaaaagaagtaactttttttttattcattagATATTCAGAGAACATCCAATATTAGGACAAcatcttttaaatatatttttgacATGCGCGCAGCTAGTATGCAAGTGATTTGTGCAATGACAGTGTACAACAATTCATTAACATGTGGATAAAACtaggaaagaaatttaaaattgttaatttcCTCGAACAACGTACGTATTTTCGGCCGATAAGATAGCTGAATTGCTA
This portion of the Schizosaccharomyces pombe strain 972h- genome assembly, chromosome: I genome encodes:
- the usp108 gene encoding U1 snRNP-associated protein Usp108 — its product is MDSGTSVVSISADILRPPVLTAAQTFGDNENECRVRLVLTAQQVQEWNLLPQDIQQEILKNGQVRVETYSSSNTARKIFICTSSVSNLASSIPALIKVVTPTKEEDASLNINLAVSSLILGSKVLIHQNLIPSLFSVSNSTKLLYSASLLPRSSERLVTLETNEIDASVVIETLLKYILSRISFIPRVSVVPYIPDAAYGIYGSPSTFTQFNHMSSMVTPENPYGIPPIALTSAGGNPDPLRTTQVFPHSGPSIPLNIAATQVVSQKMSVPSSLLDQLYHAMPHKLMEISQNTNANITVEESDSNSNEKFISVVGTSEANQSALMQLYAALISLGRK
- the pup1 gene encoding proteasome core particle subunit beta 2, which encodes MMGINERKGFDFEYYQRNLLLQEKGFPTPKATSTGTTIVGVIAKDCIVLGADTRATAGPIIADKNCKKLHLISPNIWCAGAGTAADTEFVTSMISSNIELHSLYTNRKPRVVTALTMLKQHLFRYQGHIGAYLVLGGYDCKGPHLFTIAAHGSSDKLPYVALGSGSLAAISVLETKYQPDLERHEAMELVKEAIEAGIFNDLGSGSNCDLVVIDEEKATPYRGYSKPNERATKQSKYTYDRGTTAVLKEDIYKFVTVQDLDEMQVDV
- the eng2 gene encoding cell wall and ascospore endo-1,3-beta-glucanase Eng2; this encodes MDVLVPIYTGPINPVFPSRAHPSPPLGLTSNLFPIQTNKFYGNLYIGTRHNPSWSHPYSVTWLNGSSYYGLAISHIDDSQRVFGPDPESVPCQYYFNPAGLYSIIISAREFASGNLLSLDQSRHFSIQATLSATTSGSGTIILPIVAGMGFVSGYYTNLTPVFNSSILFSSITKINFSRGYKYRIQLTDGKIWFLYAFPTSSSSTFNLTLASNSQLTTSTKFTGLIQICKVPNESVNNSYPDTIYDASAGVYTTSISLSAQVSGTTGEYWFRFATAGYTNLNPLMFALPHHMQSFGSDTQAYKTGLGLASTTMGIMFAYATKTWHLIEKNLPTQVGFLPIPWNGGSNTYSPTALAAIRAACATDINFDVVNASNLDSMYTSGKIVAMYAQVCLVASRILGDSTLTNTGLTKLKQAMARFTTNTQMYPLVYDTTYKGIISTAGYSSPLADYGNTYYNDHHFHWGYHIYACAVIGLLDPSWLVNDNIRYVNALLRDSANPSESDTYFAMFRNFDWFVGHSWATGIFESGDGKDEESTSEDFNFLYATKLWGMVRNDTVLINRANLMLAVLKNSLNTYIYMTPTTSVQPSQILGNYVTGITFMNKVDYATYFSAEEYCKQGIHMIPTTPISGYLRSPSYVQQDWNAKIAPIINTFSNNWTGILWSNYAIYDPKTAYNTFAASTFTADKIDNGASKTWYLAMAAGMGGSP
- the ayr1 gene encoding 1-acyldihydroxyacetone phosphate reductase, with translation MEAEKFVLITGCSEGGIGNALALKFHQEGFQVLATARQVERMDNLTKAGLQTLKLDVTDEDSVREVEQEVRKFTNGSLHYLINNAGAPCSAPAIDLDIEDVSKVMDVNFYGVIRMNKAFQHQLIRAKGTIVNVNSLVSYVPFAFNAAYNASKAALLAYSNTLRIELAPFGVQVTSIMTGGVQTKIQSKPLGTMTEAAIPENSIYYPYRKLILENRNPVEKFVTIEEFADAAYPQLVGRGRWYQLFKPGVRPAQIWAGYMSSAGRVGSMLPVEVFSMSVRLIVKLPSTAVWRDHTVD
- the arp42 gene encoding SWI/SNF and RSC complex subunit Arp42; the protein is MEEIPSLVIDPGSCWTRFGYAGEESPMTILPSYYGVRSDVTGRNKYVVDELQIHAPIPGMEVKNGKSNGIIQDWESTLYTWERGLKEKLQVNPTEYAMMITEPSWNPQSVRQQIMEAAFEQLHVPAFYLTKQAVCVAFANSKSTALIVDIGSDNASVTPVVDGLIIRKGIFKQSLAGDFLNANIEQLFNTMNIEFPPHYRIARKSVAIQQSGNMANGSADAVKPAVLYPPIQDLTSSYEIFQKRRVIEEWKESVLDVLDTPFDEAKASSRNPKPFEFPDGVTHKFGQERFRISEILFNPSFSASRSAETTPPQGSVGLHELVYQSILACDSELRSPLLNNIVVTGGTSLIPGLSERLQAEVQRLATGSRINVHTAETASATSNAVWFGGSILASLDNFQHLWVSKQEYDEVGVDRALFVEKRCK